Proteins found in one Terribacillus sp. DMT04 genomic segment:
- a CDS encoding helix-turn-helix domain-containing protein — protein MYIVKLKRLYELRKNHDLTQDAVAELLGVGRTTYAMYEQGNREMDYTSLLKVADYYQVPLDYLFERTDNPIHLESYTPDEVEYLTNTLALYRSVKQKFM, from the coding sequence GTGTACATAGTGAAACTCAAAAGATTATATGAATTACGAAAGAATCATGATCTAACACAAGATGCGGTCGCTGAACTTCTAGGAGTGGGTAGGACAACTTATGCAATGTATGAACAGGGTAATCGCGAAATGGATTACACATCCTTGCTAAAGGTAGCTGACTACTACCAAGTTCCCCTGGATTACCTCTTTGAAAGAACAGACAACCCGATACACCTAGAATCTTACACACCTGATGAGGTTGAGTATCTGACTAATACTCTTGCTCTGTATAGATCAGTAAAGCAGAAATTTATGTAA
- a CDS encoding helix-turn-helix domain-containing protein: MSKDIGKFIANNRKLSGFKTKREFANTTNISEATISRIERNIQKPNAETLKVFARYLKSTSLVELMVICDYWEEEDLLEPINFEEKIKETPVSYATNEKEFLNNLELSDKELMQQFNIQLDGEIITDDEAKNLITYLRFLRSQQK, translated from the coding sequence ATGAGCAAAGATATAGGAAAATTCATAGCAAACAATAGAAAATTAAGCGGATTTAAAACAAAGAGAGAATTTGCAAATACAACAAATATTTCAGAAGCTACAATATCTAGAATTGAAAGAAATATACAAAAACCAAATGCAGAAACATTAAAAGTATTTGCTCGTTATTTAAAATCAACATCATTGGTTGAATTAATGGTTATATGTGATTATTGGGAAGAAGAAGATCTACTGGAGCCAATCAATTTTGAGGAAAAAATAAAAGAAACCCCTGTCTCATATGCAACTAATGAGAAGGAGTTCCTTAATAATTTAGAGCTATCCGATAAAGAACTTATGCAGCAATTTAATATTCAACTTGATGGAGAAATAATTACTGATGATGAAGCAAAGAATTTAATTACTTATCTTCGCTTTTTGCGTTCTCAACAAAAATAA
- a CDS encoding ATPase yields the protein MQIKFKSLKLQNFKSHRDLTVNFGEVTKITADNARGKSSIGEAISWLLYGIDLVGSKLDPTPVTYEADETLVSLLFNDGQKDVLLSRGLKKGKASYYINEVPSKAGDYNELLDNLFDKDLLLSLFNPNYFFTMKWTDQRAMVLQYVTAPANKEVFAALPKAQGDKLAALVKKHSLSDIDKLHRDKKKKLDKQYIAAQSKTKTLKEQLEEDAPRVPLESLQAEKSIFTKQLNEVQEVINSASSTNNQINTLNGRIKALLDERSRMQEQWKVLKAETIEDTCRTCKQPLKGDAVKAAEEDKEHRKANFKATYDKTVADRKALEAQLAGLTFIDVSEQMAKAQELQQKIAPIEAEIRNHKLFEGKQQQVKDAEQSEQQTLTDLNESIFIIDAVKAYYAKEAELQAAKVDDLLDNLSIKLFETLKNGEIKTTFEIQMDGKDYRKLSLSESIRAGLELRDVLSEQSDVITPVFVDNAESITKFREPLGQLIVSRVVAGEELNIKGANE from the coding sequence ATGCAAATAAAATTTAAATCTCTTAAACTGCAAAACTTTAAATCTCACCGCGATCTTACGGTTAACTTTGGCGAGGTAACAAAGATCACGGCGGACAACGCCAGAGGTAAGTCCTCAATTGGCGAAGCTATATCTTGGCTATTATACGGCATTGATTTGGTCGGAAGCAAATTGGACCCGACACCGGTAACATACGAGGCTGATGAAACATTGGTTTCACTTTTATTCAACGATGGTCAAAAAGATGTTCTTTTATCACGCGGATTAAAGAAAGGCAAGGCGTCCTACTACATCAACGAGGTGCCGTCCAAAGCCGGTGATTACAACGAATTACTGGATAACTTGTTCGATAAAGACTTGTTACTTAGTCTGTTTAACCCGAATTACTTTTTCACTATGAAATGGACAGACCAACGAGCAATGGTATTGCAGTATGTAACAGCGCCTGCAAATAAAGAAGTATTTGCAGCATTGCCGAAAGCGCAGGGAGATAAACTGGCTGCCTTGGTTAAAAAGCATTCTCTTTCCGACATAGACAAACTACATCGAGATAAAAAGAAGAAGCTTGATAAACAATACATCGCAGCACAGAGCAAGACAAAAACACTAAAAGAGCAACTAGAAGAGGATGCGCCAAGAGTGCCGCTGGAATCCCTGCAGGCTGAGAAAAGCATATTCACAAAGCAGCTGAATGAAGTGCAAGAAGTGATTAATTCTGCCAGCAGCACTAACAATCAAATCAATACGCTGAATGGTCGCATTAAAGCATTACTGGACGAGCGTAGTCGCATGCAGGAGCAATGGAAGGTATTGAAAGCAGAAACGATCGAAGATACTTGTCGCACCTGTAAGCAGCCATTGAAAGGTGATGCTGTCAAAGCGGCCGAGGAAGATAAGGAACATCGCAAGGCAAACTTCAAGGCTACTTACGACAAAACTGTCGCTGACCGTAAGGCATTAGAGGCACAGCTTGCTGGACTAACATTCATCGACGTATCTGAACAGATGGCTAAAGCCCAAGAGCTCCAGCAGAAAATAGCACCAATTGAAGCAGAGATACGGAATCACAAGCTGTTTGAAGGAAAACAGCAGCAAGTGAAAGATGCAGAGCAATCCGAGCAGCAGACGCTAACTGACCTAAACGAATCCATCTTCATTATCGATGCAGTCAAAGCCTACTACGCGAAAGAAGCAGAGCTGCAAGCTGCTAAGGTAGACGACTTGCTGGACAACCTATCTATCAAACTATTTGAAACGCTGAAGAATGGCGAGATTAAGACAACATTCGAGATTCAGATGGACGGCAAGGACTATCGCAAGTTGTCGTTGTCAGAGAGCATCCGTGCCGGTCTGGAACTGCGAGACGTGCTGTCGGAACAGAGTGATGTTATCACGCCTGTATTTGTGGACAATGCGGAGTCGATTACGAAGTTTAGAGAGCCACTTGGCCAGCTTATTGTTAGCCGGGTTGTTGCAGGAGAAGAACTCAATATAAAAGGAGCGAATGAATAA
- a CDS encoding RecT family recombinase, protein MANNNQLITQGMEFGELTKEDITTIRQTLAKDCNDSQFKLFMSIAKSSGANPVMNEIYPAVRSGQLTVQFAVEYFVRKAKESPGYSGHDVQLVHDNDEFKMHQEQDEEGRYYAVIDEHSWAFPRGKVIGGYAIAYREDKKPFTVVMEVDEVEHFKKSNIGMQKTMWTNYFNDMFKKHMLRRALKAAYELNYDDEVTVGESQGSNDNDEFQRNRRDITPNQDVIEHGSQQNDNPEPQQEQKPSKIDQLKDQMRTLFTQLGITTNDGIKDYLKKHAPDANPGTQKGLIAINQLLETNLEMLQAQASNDDALD, encoded by the coding sequence ATGGCAAATAACAATCAACTTATCACACAAGGTATGGAATTCGGCGAACTTACAAAGGAAGACATTACAACAATCCGTCAGACACTGGCGAAGGATTGCAACGACTCTCAATTTAAGCTTTTCATGTCAATCGCAAAGAGTTCTGGTGCTAACCCGGTTATGAACGAGATCTACCCAGCAGTGCGTAGCGGGCAGCTAACGGTACAATTCGCTGTCGAATACTTTGTACGTAAAGCGAAAGAATCACCTGGATACTCAGGTCATGATGTGCAGCTGGTGCATGATAATGACGAATTCAAGATGCACCAAGAGCAGGATGAGGAAGGTCGCTATTATGCTGTAATCGACGAACACTCTTGGGCTTTTCCTCGAGGCAAAGTAATCGGTGGTTATGCCATTGCTTATCGTGAAGACAAGAAGCCTTTCACAGTTGTTATGGAAGTGGATGAGGTTGAGCATTTCAAAAAGTCTAACATCGGCATGCAAAAGACAATGTGGACGAATTATTTCAATGACATGTTCAAGAAACACATGCTACGTCGGGCTTTAAAGGCTGCATACGAGCTTAATTACGATGATGAGGTAACGGTCGGTGAAAGCCAAGGGTCTAATGATAATGATGAGTTCCAGCGAAATCGCAGGGATATTACACCGAATCAAGACGTTATCGAACACGGCTCACAGCAAAATGATAATCCGGAACCACAGCAAGAACAGAAGCCATCTAAGATTGACCAGTTAAAAGATCAGATGCGCACGCTCTTCACGCAGCTTGGTATCACAACGAATGATGGAATCAAAGATTATCTTAAAAAGCATGCTCCGGATGCTAACCCTGGCACGCAGAAAGGGTTAATTGCTATTAATCAGTTGCTCGAGACGAATTTGGAAATGCTACAAGCGCAAGCATCTAATGATGACGCGTTGGACTAA
- a CDS encoding MBL fold metallo-hydrolase, translating into MKVDILASGSSGNCIALTAGNSTILVDCGIAKTKIEKRLMECGIEPGNILAIFVTHAHNDHIKGLPIAEKYHIPVYAGEAEWKSIKNVPEELRENVYDEEILFDFEGYYDWFCVEPFKTHHDAYDPKGYAIYTENHKVSICLDTGRVDEDMLQAMKGSQVYIIESNHDPVMVEHSDYPNSVKARIVSQVGHLSNMQTAEALARLVQGEGEKIYLTHLSSNNNMPSLALMTTVRQLMKKGFKQDKHYEIEVF; encoded by the coding sequence ATGAAAGTAGACATCCTAGCATCCGGCTCATCAGGAAACTGCATCGCTCTTACAGCTGGTAACTCTACTATTCTCGTGGATTGCGGAATTGCTAAAACAAAGATAGAGAAGCGCCTGATGGAATGTGGCATCGAACCAGGCAACATCTTGGCCATCTTTGTGACTCACGCCCATAACGACCATATCAAAGGGCTGCCAATCGCAGAGAAGTATCATATTCCGGTATACGCCGGTGAAGCGGAATGGAAGTCGATTAAGAATGTTCCGGAAGAGTTACGCGAAAACGTATATGACGAAGAAATCCTTTTCGACTTTGAAGGTTATTATGACTGGTTTTGTGTTGAACCATTCAAAACGCATCACGATGCATATGATCCGAAAGGTTATGCAATCTACACGGAAAATCATAAGGTCTCCATCTGCCTGGACACTGGTCGCGTTGATGAGGACATGCTGCAAGCTATGAAAGGTAGCCAAGTGTACATCATTGAAAGCAATCACGATCCAGTCATGGTCGAGCATTCCGATTACCCGAATTCAGTCAAAGCACGTATTGTCTCGCAGGTCGGTCACTTGAGCAATATGCAGACAGCAGAAGCACTTGCACGGCTGGTGCAGGGCGAGGGAGAAAAGATTTATCTTACTCACTTGAGCAGCAACAACAATATGCCTTCACTGGCATTAATGACAACAGTGCGGCAGCTGATGAAGAAGGGTTTCAAGCAAGATAAACATTATGAAATTGAGGTGTTCTAA
- a CDS encoding replication protein, which translates to MAKPQRENGYTGVANEIMQQIAKTNLNGTQFRLLIVIWRYTYGFQRKMYPMSINFFVENTEAGRTQVRRELDVLIARKIVAVGETSVRGTRNIGFNKDYTTWLEKEPSKGEIKLAPKKEKTAADKEQPAKKQKYTEDNQYYKMAVYFFKRVEKVAEEAGIAHLLRKSNMQTWADDMRKLVEISGVDKRKAREVMDWVTTDSFWRTNILSAKKLRDKFPELAIKMKAEQSKSQPAARKPDPRDPEIALQKWINEGNDPNDFKWN; encoded by the coding sequence ATGGCAAAACCACAGCGAGAAAATGGATATACCGGTGTTGCCAATGAAATTATGCAACAAATTGCCAAGACTAATTTGAATGGCACACAGTTTCGATTACTGATTGTGATCTGGCGTTACACATACGGTTTCCAGAGAAAAATGTATCCCATGTCAATTAACTTTTTTGTGGAGAACACGGAGGCCGGTAGAACACAAGTCAGAAGAGAATTAGATGTTTTGATAGCTAGAAAGATTGTAGCTGTCGGAGAAACGAGCGTCAGAGGTACCAGGAATATAGGATTCAACAAGGATTACACAACTTGGCTAGAAAAAGAACCAAGCAAGGGGGAAATAAAATTGGCACCTAAAAAAGAGAAGACAGCTGCAGACAAGGAGCAACCTGCCAAGAAACAAAAGTACACCGAAGATAACCAGTATTACAAAATGGCCGTTTATTTCTTCAAACGAGTTGAGAAGGTTGCGGAAGAGGCCGGCATTGCTCACCTGCTGCGGAAGTCGAATATGCAGACCTGGGCTGATGATATGCGAAAACTGGTGGAGATTAGTGGAGTTGACAAGCGAAAAGCTAGGGAAGTGATGGATTGGGTTACTACAGATTCATTCTGGAGGACAAATATCCTTTCGGCAAAGAAGCTGCGCGACAAGTTTCCCGAGCTGGCAATTAAGATGAAAGCTGAGCAGAGCAAGTCACAGCCGGCAGCAAGAAAGCCTGACCCGCGTGATCCAGAAATCGCGCTTCAAAAATGGATAAACGAAGGGAATGACCCGAATGACTTCAAATGGAATTGA
- a CDS encoding DnaB-like helicase C-terminal domain-containing protein encodes MTSNGIELDIELSAEQSVLGAVFLDAEVLDDISFLEARDFSNPVHADIYKAMRWLEDKHEPIDFVSVMSLYVKANKQQELTSTYLLKLSESCPTTANVVYHANLVRSQALRRRGSNVGKQIQELAREDFETDEEYFAAVEAKVTEIRPSDSGKMKSFADNRQKYFAHIISKNVEYIETGFPQFDDWAHGVWRGWLFISAGRPSVGKTALALQRIHGVAQTAPVLVFSQEMDDTQLTDRLISNMSGIPYNRIKNKDLTPEQYGIVEEEYKKLEKLPIFIQDSAGITIEEVRATARRYKRKYGDLGMVVVDYLQIMKIPQHGNENRATAIGNVTTTAKSIARELKCCFMMLSQMNRESDKFARKPTLADLKESSSIEQDADVVEFLWHDPEDRVQEGKVIQQLFAKGRDTGINEFRLLFRGWKQQFAELDKRR; translated from the coding sequence ATGACTTCAAATGGAATTGAATTAGATATTGAGCTCTCTGCAGAACAATCAGTGCTTGGGGCAGTCTTCCTAGATGCAGAGGTACTGGACGACATCAGCTTTTTGGAAGCAAGAGATTTCAGCAACCCGGTACATGCCGACATCTATAAAGCAATGCGTTGGTTGGAAGATAAACATGAACCAATCGACTTTGTAAGCGTAATGTCCTTGTATGTGAAAGCAAATAAGCAGCAGGAATTGACGTCCACTTATTTGCTAAAGCTTTCTGAATCATGTCCGACAACAGCTAATGTTGTGTACCACGCAAACCTTGTACGATCTCAAGCTCTTCGCAGGCGTGGCTCAAATGTAGGGAAGCAGATTCAAGAACTGGCTCGAGAAGACTTTGAAACTGATGAGGAATACTTTGCTGCAGTCGAAGCGAAGGTAACGGAAATTCGCCCTAGCGATTCAGGGAAAATGAAAAGCTTTGCTGATAACAGACAGAAATATTTTGCTCACATCATTTCCAAAAACGTAGAGTATATCGAGACAGGTTTCCCACAGTTTGACGACTGGGCGCACGGAGTTTGGCGGGGATGGCTTTTCATATCAGCCGGAAGACCATCAGTAGGTAAAACAGCATTAGCCTTACAGCGTATCCATGGCGTAGCACAGACGGCTCCAGTCCTTGTGTTCTCGCAGGAGATGGACGACACACAGCTGACAGATCGTCTTATTTCTAATATGAGCGGCATACCTTACAACCGAATTAAGAACAAAGACCTGACACCTGAACAGTACGGCATCGTTGAAGAAGAATATAAGAAGCTTGAGAAACTACCAATCTTCATACAGGACAGTGCAGGTATCACCATTGAGGAAGTAAGGGCAACCGCACGGCGTTACAAACGAAAATATGGAGACTTGGGAATGGTTGTAGTGGACTATCTACAGATCATGAAAATACCTCAACATGGTAACGAAAACCGTGCAACTGCCATAGGTAATGTAACAACAACAGCAAAGTCAATCGCCAGAGAATTGAAATGCTGCTTCATGATGCTGTCTCAGATGAATAGGGAAAGCGATAAGTTTGCACGAAAGCCGACGTTGGCCGACCTGAAAGAATCATCTTCAATCGAGCAAGACGCCGATGTGGTGGAGTTCCTTTGGCACGATCCAGAAGACAGAGTCCAGGAAGGAAAGGTCATCCAGCAACTTTTTGCCAAAGGGCGCGATACCGGCATAAACGAGTTCCGGTTACTCTTCCGAGGTTGGAAGCAGCAGTTTGCCGAGTTGGATAAGAGACGATAG
- a CDS encoding HNH endonuclease produces MRLFTKEQHEFLVEHVEGRTTKELAEIMNNKFNLSVSKQQIHYYKKNHRLVSNISTAFNKGHIPKNKGTKGLYNSGGNKTSFKKGQKAHNYKPVGYERTDCYGYVLVKVNDEGPWHKRWRHKHKIVWEEANGPIPPNHVILFCRSEQGKCRG; encoded by the coding sequence ATGAGGCTATTTACTAAAGAGCAGCATGAATTCCTTGTTGAACACGTTGAAGGAAGAACAACGAAAGAGCTGGCAGAAATAATGAATAACAAATTCAATTTATCTGTGAGCAAACAGCAAATTCACTACTACAAAAAGAATCATCGGTTAGTCAGCAATATATCAACCGCATTTAACAAGGGGCATATCCCGAAAAATAAAGGGACTAAGGGCTTATATAATTCGGGAGGAAATAAAACTTCTTTCAAAAAAGGCCAGAAGGCGCACAATTACAAACCTGTAGGCTATGAGCGTACTGATTGTTATGGTTACGTCCTTGTAAAAGTAAATGATGAAGGTCCGTGGCACAAGCGGTGGAGACATAAGCACAAAATAGTATGGGAAGAAGCCAACGGCCCTATACCGCCGAACCACGTTATACTTTTTTGCAGATCAGAACAAGGAAAATGTCGTGGCTGA